The proteins below come from a single Iocasia fonsfrigidae genomic window:
- the rlmN gene encoding 23S rRNA (adenine(2503)-C(2))-methyltransferase RlmN: protein MNKQDLKSLKRNELSKWFAKNGFPAFRAEQVFNWLYKNGIDCFEDMSNLPADLIDYLKEKAYFERLIKVDTIEAEDGTIKYLWGLSDAEQIESVYLPFADGRNSICISSQLGCQMGCSFCATGKSGFIRNLTTGEIVDQAFQMQKDISKAAYGEPRISNIVFMGMGEPLENLEAVMKAVNIFNDEKGFNIGMRKITISSSGIVPAIRKLADLEAQLVLAISLNAPVNSLRNRLMPINKKYPLDELLSAVRYYINKTNRRVSFEYVLINGINDTIEMAEKTADLLKGYLCHVNLIPLNPVVGFGFQGPGRENMIDFKGILEERGIECTIRQERGSEIQAACGQLRHLNK, encoded by the coding sequence ATGAATAAGCAGGATTTAAAGTCTTTAAAAAGAAATGAATTAAGTAAATGGTTTGCTAAAAATGGTTTTCCAGCTTTTCGAGCAGAACAGGTCTTTAACTGGTTGTATAAGAATGGTATTGACTGTTTTGAAGATATGTCTAATTTACCTGCTGATTTGATTGACTATTTAAAGGAGAAAGCATATTTTGAAAGGCTTATTAAGGTTGATACTATTGAGGCTGAAGATGGTACTATCAAGTATTTATGGGGTTTATCTGATGCAGAGCAGATAGAGAGTGTATATCTGCCTTTTGCTGATGGGAGAAATAGTATCTGTATTTCCAGCCAGCTAGGTTGCCAGATGGGATGTAGTTTTTGTGCAACCGGTAAAAGTGGGTTTATCAGAAATCTTACTACAGGTGAGATTGTTGACCAGGCATTTCAGATGCAGAAAGATATAAGTAAAGCTGCTTATGGAGAACCTAGAATCTCCAATATAGTTTTTATGGGTATGGGGGAACCATTAGAAAACTTAGAGGCGGTCATGAAGGCTGTTAATATATTTAATGATGAAAAGGGTTTTAATATTGGTATGAGAAAAATTACTATTTCAAGCTCGGGTATTGTTCCTGCTATCAGAAAATTAGCAGACCTTGAAGCACAGTTAGTACTGGCTATTTCATTAAATGCCCCGGTAAATAGCCTGCGTAACAGACTTATGCCGATTAATAAGAAATACCCTTTAGATGAACTATTATCAGCAGTACGTTATTATATTAATAAAACTAATCGTAGGGTTAGTTTTGAATATGTTTTAATAAATGGGATTAATGATACAATAGAAATGGCAGAGAAAACGGCTGATTTACTAAAAGGCTATTTGTGTCATGTAAATCTAATTCCTTTAAACCCGGTTGTTGGTTTTGGTTTTCAGGGACCTGGCAGGGAAAATATGATTGATTTTAAAGGAATTTTAGAAGAGAGAGGAATTGAGTGTACTATTAGACAGGAAAGAGGTTCCGAGATACAGGCTGCCTGTGGACAGTTGCGTCACCTTAATAAATAA
- a CDS encoding Stp1/IreP family PP2C-type Ser/Thr phosphatase, with translation MQYKIYTNIGKVRDDNEDSYLVKMEPYPLIAVADGMGGHSAGEVASKLAVDFINEYNFVFQNNLLKEIEDSINAANMNIHKLGNQKQEYRDMGTTLSMGIIYQNSLYIGHVGDSRIYLFRDNTGKQLTTDHSLVNQLLKNNQITCKEAFNHPQRHIITQALGTSSNLKVETKKVSLQNNDILLFCTDGLSDMVKFNIIEELYQSHSNLKELSNNLGEKALENGGNDNITFILFRV, from the coding sequence ATGCAATACAAGATTTATACAAATATAGGTAAGGTTCGGGATGATAATGAAGATAGCTATTTGGTTAAAATGGAACCATACCCTTTGATAGCAGTTGCTGACGGCATGGGGGGGCATAGTGCTGGGGAGGTGGCCAGTAAACTGGCGGTTGATTTTATAAATGAATATAATTTTGTTTTTCAAAATAACCTTTTAAAGGAAATAGAAGATAGTATTAATGCCGCAAACATGAATATTCACAAGCTTGGAAATCAAAAGCAGGAGTATCGTGATATGGGTACAACTCTTTCAATGGGTATAATCTACCAAAATTCTTTATATATTGGACATGTAGGAGATAGTAGAATATATCTTTTCAGGGATAATACTGGCAAACAACTAACCACTGATCATTCCCTGGTAAATCAACTACTTAAAAATAATCAAATAACATGTAAAGAGGCCTTTAATCATCCACAACGACATATAATTACCCAGGCATTGGGTACTTCTAGTAACTTAAAGGTTGAGACCAAAAAGGTTTCCTTACAGAATAATGATATCCTGTTATTCTGTACTGACGGTTTAAGTGATATGGTTAAATTTAATATTATTGAAGAGTTGTATCAGAGTCATTCTAATCTAAAAGAGTTAAGTAATAATTTGGGAGAAAAGGCCCTGGAAAATGGTGGTAATGATAATATTACATTTATTCTCTTCCGGGTATAA
- the pknB gene encoding Stk1 family PASTA domain-containing Ser/Thr kinase, whose translation MLEKVLNKRYKIIKELGKGGMAIVYEAQDDLLDRKVALKMLRPEYINDKDFVKRFRHEAKAVARLSHPNVVNIFDIGQDGKYHYLVMEDVDGYNLKDIIKEKGRLDTFEALDIARQICAALIVAHNNNIIHCDIKPHNILLTPDKQVKVTDFGIARAATSSTLTITDTVVGSAHYFSPEQARGGEIKSYSDLYSLGIVIYEMLTGQVPFKGDSPISVALKHIQEKPKRPGLINPDIPEEVEKLVMRAIAKEPSVRFQNADEMKKSINKVIAKLKDNIKPANFVASDNDETKVLKRVKVDSRDKGIKTGSDEREYLSQQKERGKIAWVKWIVALVIFLAITGITMFIFYQRYMDVPVVEVPDIIGMNLQEAAKEAAQVGLQIEEQNEGVNHPEIPKGDIISQYPTGGERVRQTRVIMVTVSKGPARLKAPDFLGLTLREARVILDNNNLIMGKEEYIYSSEITEGEIVNQDPEPGEEIGVEEEIDFIISKGPEPNRVIMPELLGLSREKAVERIEAYNLTLGEINEEYSKRFKEGQVAKQQYSSGNEIAEGSKINITISKGLLNEDNADVHSGVFKIQSVPAGPRNQEIKIIIYDNNGSDLIYNKKHQPGDYIALNFNSVGPTIFEVYTNDQLWQEYKLGY comes from the coding sequence ATGCTGGAAAAAGTATTAAATAAACGTTATAAAATAATAAAGGAACTGGGTAAGGGTGGTATGGCTATTGTCTATGAAGCCCAGGATGATCTCCTTGACCGCAAAGTGGCCCTCAAGATGTTACGTCCTGAATATATAAATGATAAGGATTTTGTAAAGAGATTCAGGCATGAAGCCAAGGCAGTTGCCCGTTTGTCACACCCAAATGTAGTTAATATTTTTGATATTGGACAGGATGGAAAATATCATTACCTGGTGATGGAGGATGTTGATGGTTATAACTTAAAGGATATTATTAAGGAAAAAGGTAGACTGGATACCTTTGAGGCTTTGGATATAGCCCGGCAGATATGTGCTGCCTTAATAGTCGCCCATAACAATAATATTATTCATTGTGATATTAAGCCTCATAATATTTTATTAACCCCTGATAAACAGGTAAAAGTAACTGATTTTGGTATTGCCAGGGCAGCAACATCATCCACCTTGACAATAACTGATACTGTTGTAGGGAGTGCCCATTATTTTTCTCCTGAGCAGGCCAGAGGTGGAGAAATAAAGAGTTATTCAGACCTATATTCACTGGGCATAGTAATCTATGAAATGTTGACAGGTCAAGTTCCTTTTAAGGGTGATAGCCCGATTTCTGTAGCTTTAAAACATATCCAGGAAAAACCTAAACGACCTGGTCTGATTAACCCTGATATACCTGAAGAAGTTGAAAAATTAGTAATGAGGGCTATTGCTAAAGAACCTTCAGTTAGATTTCAGAATGCTGATGAGATGAAAAAGAGTATTAATAAGGTCATTGCTAAGCTAAAAGATAATATTAAACCAGCTAATTTTGTTGCTTCAGATAATGACGAGACCAAGGTTTTAAAAAGAGTAAAGGTAGATAGTAGAGATAAGGGGATAAAAACGGGTAGTGATGAGAGGGAATATCTAAGTCAGCAAAAAGAAAGAGGAAAAATAGCCTGGGTTAAATGGATCGTGGCATTAGTTATCTTTCTAGCAATTACAGGGATAACTATGTTTATCTTTTATCAACGCTATATGGATGTTCCAGTTGTTGAGGTTCCAGATATTATTGGTATGAACCTTCAGGAAGCAGCTAAAGAGGCAGCCCAGGTAGGGCTGCAGATAGAGGAGCAAAATGAAGGGGTTAACCACCCGGAAATTCCAAAGGGGGATATTATTTCTCAGTACCCGACAGGTGGTGAAAGAGTCCGTCAGACCAGGGTTATTATGGTTACTGTTAGTAAAGGACCTGCCAGATTAAAAGCACCTGATTTTCTGGGGTTAACCTTAAGAGAGGCCCGGGTTATATTGGATAATAATAACCTTATCATGGGGAAGGAAGAGTATATCTATTCCAGTGAGATTACAGAGGGGGAGATAGTTAACCAAGATCCTGAACCTGGTGAAGAGATTGGGGTAGAAGAAGAAATTGACTTCATTATCAGTAAAGGTCCAGAACCAAACCGGGTAATAATGCCAGAGCTTCTGGGGTTAAGTAGGGAAAAAGCAGTTGAAAGAATTGAAGCATATAATCTTACTCTTGGTGAAATAAATGAGGAGTATAGTAAGAGATTTAAGGAAGGCCAGGTTGCCAAGCAGCAGTATAGTTCTGGCAATGAAATTGCCGAAGGAAGTAAAATTAATATTACAATTAGTAAGGGGCTGCTCAACGAAGATAATGCTGATGTTCACTCAGGGGTATTTAAAATTCAGTCAGTCCCTGCTGGCCCGAGGAATCAAGAGATAAAAATAATTATCTATGATAACAATGGAAGTGATCTTATATATAATAAAAAACATCAACCAGGGGATTATATTGCTTTGAACTTTAATAGTGTTGGTCCAACAATATTTGAGGTATATACTAATGATCAATTGTGGCAAGAGTACAAGCTGGGATATTAA
- the rsgA gene encoding ribosome small subunit-dependent GTPase A, giving the protein MKGIVTKAVGGFFFPADSNQKIYQTKVRGKIKDKIYPGDLVEFTDGVIERLYQRKNLLFRPSIANVDQVLIMLAMDQPAFDRRLLDRFLLMVEDMRLKPLIIINKMELSMNKSPVEGFEDYFQAGYKIYFISVKEKKGLDILGKTLDEHVNVLTGPSGVGKSSLINEMTDAKLAVAELSPKLKRGVHTTRHVELLPVNKGGWLADTPGFTSLSIKHIKHQELRYFFPEFSDYLDKCQFRGCSHTHEPGCAVKDAVSNGLLSRDRYKSYQLFYEEINK; this is encoded by the coding sequence ATGAAAGGTATAGTGACTAAGGCTGTTGGGGGATTTTTCTTTCCAGCAGACAGTAATCAGAAGATATATCAAACTAAGGTTCGCGGAAAAATAAAAGATAAGATCTATCCAGGTGATCTAGTGGAGTTTACTGATGGGGTTATAGAAAGGCTTTATCAACGAAAAAATCTTCTTTTTAGACCTAGTATTGCCAATGTTGATCAAGTACTTATTATGTTAGCCATGGATCAACCAGCTTTTGATAGGAGGTTATTAGACCGTTTTTTGCTAATGGTTGAAGATATGAGGCTGAAGCCCCTTATTATCATTAATAAAATGGAGCTAAGTATGAATAAATCCCCAGTAGAGGGTTTTGAAGATTATTTTCAGGCAGGTTATAAAATATATTTTATAAGTGTAAAAGAAAAAAAAGGTCTTGATATCTTAGGTAAAACACTAGATGAACATGTTAATGTTTTAACAGGACCTTCAGGGGTAGGTAAATCATCTTTAATTAATGAAATGACTGATGCAAAACTGGCTGTTGCTGAACTTAGTCCTAAATTAAAACGTGGTGTTCATACTACTAGACATGTTGAATTGCTACCTGTTAATAAAGGTGGCTGGTTAGCGGACACACCTGGTTTTACTTCATTATCTATTAAGCATATAAAACATCAGGAATTAAGGTATTTTTTCCCCGAGTTTAGTGATTATCTGGATAAATGTCAGTTCAGGGGATGTAGTCATACACATGAACCAGGATGTGCTGTTAAAGATGCAGTTAGTAATGGTTTGCTTTCCAGAGATAGGTATAAGTCATATCAATTATTTTATGAAGAAATAAATAAGTAG
- the rpe gene encoding ribulose-phosphate 3-epimerase, translating to MSLFSPSILAADFSNLREEIKKVEKADFLHLDVMDGRFVPNISFGPGLIKALRPYSSLKFDTHLMIVEPEKYITTFAEVGSDLITVHAEVVTHLDRVISQIKDKGCKAGVALNPSTPLNVLEYVLDKIDYILLMTVNPGYGGQSFIPLMFQKIVKLKELIQESNLDIKIEIDGGVNLDNINELSNAGVDIFVAGSAIFKTDNPADTLAKMREKTK from the coding sequence ATGTCATTATTTTCACCGTCAATTCTGGCAGCAGATTTTAGTAATTTACGGGAAGAAATTAAAAAAGTTGAAAAAGCTGATTTCCTCCACTTAGATGTAATGGATGGTAGATTTGTTCCTAATATAAGTTTTGGGCCAGGTCTTATTAAAGCATTGAGACCTTATTCATCATTGAAATTTGATACTCATTTAATGATTGTTGAGCCTGAAAAATATATAACTACCTTTGCAGAAGTAGGTAGTGATCTCATTACTGTCCATGCTGAGGTAGTTACTCATTTAGACCGGGTGATTTCACAGATAAAAGATAAAGGCTGTAAGGCAGGTGTAGCATTAAATCCGTCAACCCCCTTAAATGTACTGGAATATGTTCTTGATAAAATTGATTATATTTTATTAATGACTGTAAACCCTGGATATGGCGGCCAAAGCTTTATCCCACTAATGTTTCAAAAGATAGTAAAATTAAAAGAACTTATTCAGGAAAGTAATCTGGATATAAAAATAGAAATTGATGGTGGGGTTAATTTAGACAACATTAATGAATTGTCTAATGCTGGGGTAGATATATTTGTGGCTGGTTCGGCAATATTTAAAACAGATAATCCAGCTGATACCTTAGCTAAAATGCGTGAAAAGACTAAATAA
- the thiT gene encoding energy-coupled thiamine transporter ThiT: MPNKRVRMMTEMGLAVALSVVLNFFRLWKMPQGGSVSLEMMPILIIALRWGGFPGMLTGFIYGLAQLMFDAYIVHPVQLLLDYPVAYMLLGLAGFIVIKNRSQRLFYCTAFAGVLIGGLGRFLSHLLSGVIFFGHYAPEGQNVWLYSTIYNGSFILPSLIVSFIIIIPLYKALDMN, encoded by the coding sequence ATGCCAAATAAAAGGGTAAGAATGATGACAGAGATGGGGCTTGCTGTTGCCCTTAGTGTTGTCTTGAATTTTTTTCGATTATGGAAAATGCCTCAAGGAGGTTCAGTAAGTCTGGAAATGATGCCTATTCTAATTATTGCCCTGCGCTGGGGTGGTTTTCCCGGTATGTTAACTGGTTTCATCTATGGCTTAGCCCAGCTTATGTTTGATGCCTATATTGTTCACCCTGTACAATTACTGCTTGATTATCCGGTAGCTTATATGTTACTTGGTCTAGCTGGTTTTATTGTAATTAAAAATAGGAGTCAGCGGTTATTTTACTGTACAGCCTTTGCAGGTGTTTTAATTGGTGGTTTAGGACGGTTTTTATCACATCTTTTATCAGGGGTAATATTTTTCGGCCACTATGCACCTGAAGGGCAGAATGTCTGGTTATATTCTACGATATATAATGGGAGCTTTATATTACCGTCTTTGATTGTATCTTTTATTATTATTATTCCATTATATAAGGCACTGGATATGAATTAG
- a CDS encoding thiamine diphosphokinase, with protein MRDSAVIVLNGKLIAGSNEYKKLIDFEDRIVIGVDGGSLLLEEIGFLPELIIGDLDSLTKYKIKEYKLKGIKIIEYPREKDETDGELAVDYCLSNHINDLIITASLGGRFDQQLANVFLLEYASKQGINAIIKEPGIEIGIVKGKKKFNDKKGMGLSLLPLSRQVTDVDISGCKYKLDKARLIRYKTRGISNLIESESASVRIKNGVLVYILRNNT; from the coding sequence ATGCGTGATTCTGCAGTTATAGTATTAAATGGGAAATTAATAGCTGGTAGTAATGAGTATAAAAAGTTAATAGATTTTGAGGATAGGATTGTAATTGGGGTGGATGGTGGTAGTTTATTATTGGAAGAGATAGGTTTTCTACCTGAGCTTATTATTGGAGATTTAGATTCTCTAACAAAGTATAAAATTAAGGAATATAAGCTAAAAGGAATAAAAATCATAGAATATCCCCGGGAAAAAGATGAGACAGATGGGGAACTGGCAGTTGATTACTGTTTGTCCAATCACATAAATGATCTTATTATTACTGCTTCTTTGGGGGGAAGATTTGATCAGCAGTTAGCCAATGTCTTTTTGCTTGAATATGCTTCCAAACAGGGTATCAATGCTATTATAAAAGAACCAGGAATTGAAATAGGCATTGTTAAAGGGAAAAAGAAATTTAATGATAAAAAAGGTATGGGATTATCATTACTACCTTTAAGTAGACAGGTAACTGATGTAGATATTTCAGGGTGTAAATATAAGCTGGATAAGGCCAGGTTAATTAGATATAAGACACGGGGTATTAGTAATCTAATAGAGAGTGAATCTGCCAGTGTAAGGATTAAAAATGGGGTATTGGTCTATATCTTGCGTAATAATACATAG
- a CDS encoding M48 family metallopeptidase: MKISFKRYFWFLSIFIVLLLLSSVTFAVSDYEEYVAKLNLDDLYDEYGDNIYKLDGNDYFVKILDNLTNRLDTKLHFEIHYVDSDVVNAYYIGDGKVVLFRGLLDRLANSDQRAAVIAHEMGHGVNDHIDGQLKSVIGLGIGSWLLDQIVGKDSSDNTYNLLKKFGLTLINKGYSRENEEEADLFSVKLLDKSGYNPSGAVQVMQILDRLNGSYNSELLELLQTHPNPQTRIEYMTKEIKKTTGKKPEYLSGEYLDLYFND, translated from the coding sequence GTGAAGATATCATTTAAAAGATATTTTTGGTTTTTATCTATCTTTATAGTGTTATTGTTATTAAGCTCCGTAACATTTGCAGTATCTGATTATGAGGAATATGTAGCTAAACTTAATCTTGATGATTTATATGATGAATATGGCGATAACATTTATAAACTTGATGGTAATGATTATTTTGTTAAGATATTAGATAATTTAACAAACAGGCTTGACACAAAACTTCATTTTGAAATACATTATGTGGATTCAGATGTGGTAAATGCTTATTACATAGGTGATGGGAAGGTTGTTTTATTCAGGGGATTATTAGATAGACTGGCTAATAGTGATCAGCGTGCAGCGGTTATAGCACATGAGATGGGGCATGGAGTTAATGACCATATTGATGGTCAATTAAAGAGTGTCATTGGGCTTGGTATTGGCAGCTGGTTACTGGACCAGATTGTTGGTAAGGATTCTTCAGATAATACTTATAATTTATTAAAAAAATTTGGGCTGACATTGATTAATAAGGGTTATTCCAGGGAAAACGAAGAAGAAGCAGATTTGTTTTCTGTAAAATTGTTAGATAAATCAGGTTATAATCCCAGTGGTGCTGTACAAGTAATGCAGATTTTGGATAGACTTAATGGTAGTTATAATAGTGAATTACTGGAATTATTACAAACCCATCCTAACCCTCAGACCCGTATAGAATATATGACAAAAGAAATAAAAAAGACTACTGGTAAAAAACCTGAATACCTTAGTGGTGAGTACCTAGATCTTTATTTTAATGATTAG
- a CDS encoding fumarate hydratase — MRQIDKKEIVSAVAQLVQEANYFLGDDMLKALHDGKREEESVIGQDIFAQLLENAGIAAGERVPVCQDTGVAVIFLEIGNEVYINGNIYNAVNEGVSKGYQDGYLRKSMVKSPIDRINTGDNTPAVIHTRIVPGDKLKIIAAPKGGGSENMSRLQMLKPADGIEGVKEVVINAVREAGANPCPPIIVGVGIGGNFEKAALMAKEALLRPVDDSSENPVIARLEQELLKDINKLGIGPQGLGGKKTALAVKIKEYPCHIASLPVAVNINCHAARHKEIVL, encoded by the coding sequence ATGAGACAGATAGACAAAAAAGAGATTGTATCAGCAGTGGCTCAACTTGTACAGGAAGCAAATTATTTCCTCGGTGATGATATGCTTAAAGCCCTTCATGATGGTAAAAGGGAAGAAGAATCTGTGATAGGTCAGGATATTTTCGCACAATTGCTGGAAAATGCTGGCATAGCAGCAGGAGAAAGGGTGCCTGTTTGTCAGGATACAGGTGTAGCTGTAATTTTTCTGGAGATCGGTAATGAAGTATATATAAATGGTAATATTTATAATGCTGTTAATGAAGGTGTCAGCAAGGGGTATCAGGACGGGTATTTAAGAAAATCAATGGTTAAATCTCCTATTGACAGGATTAATACAGGGGATAATACCCCTGCTGTAATTCATACCAGGATAGTTCCAGGGGATAAACTAAAGATAATTGCTGCTCCTAAAGGAGGGGGTAGCGAAAATATGAGTAGACTGCAGATGTTAAAGCCTGCCGATGGTATTGAAGGGGTTAAAGAGGTAGTTATCAATGCTGTCAGGGAGGCTGGCGCTAATCCTTGTCCACCAATTATAGTCGGGGTCGGTATTGGTGGTAATTTTGAAAAGGCTGCTCTAATGGCCAAGGAAGCCCTACTTAGACCAGTAGACGACAGTAGTGAAAACCCAGTGATTGCTAGGCTTGAACAGGAATTATTAAAGGATATAAATAAACTGGGAATCGGGCCACAGGGGTTAGGTGGAAAGAAGACTGCCCTGGCAGTTAAGATAAAGGAATATCCCTGTCATATAGCCTCATTACCAGTAGCAGTCAATATCAACTGTCATGCGGCCAGACATAAAGAAATTGTATTGTAG
- a CDS encoding Fe-S-containing hydro-lyase encodes MEISTPLSTKDIAGLKAGDRVYISGTIFTARDAAHKRLVELIKKGEELPIPLKGQVIYYVGPAPARPGKVIGSAGPTTSYRMDPYTPVLLENGLKGMIGKGGRSTEVKEAISKYKGIYFAAVGGAAALIANSIKKAEIVAYPELGPEAIHRLEVKDLPVFVINDIYGNDLYEDGIKSYCK; translated from the coding sequence ATGGAGATAAGCACACCACTGTCAACAAAGGATATAGCAGGCTTAAAAGCTGGTGATAGGGTTTATATTAGTGGTACGATATTTACGGCCCGTGATGCAGCACATAAGAGGTTGGTAGAATTAATTAAAAAAGGGGAAGAACTACCTATACCACTTAAGGGACAGGTAATATATTATGTTGGTCCAGCACCTGCCAGACCAGGTAAAGTAATTGGTTCAGCTGGACCAACTACAAGTTATCGGATGGATCCCTATACACCAGTGTTATTAGAAAATGGTTTAAAAGGTATGATTGGTAAAGGAGGCCGTTCAACTGAAGTTAAAGAGGCTATTTCTAAATATAAAGGGATTTACTTTGCTGCTGTAGGTGGGGCAGCTGCTTTGATTGCAAATTCTATTAAAAAAGCTGAAATAGTTGCCTATCCTGAACTTGGTCCAGAGGCAATTCACCGCTTAGAGGTAAAAGATTTGCCTGTTTTTGTAATCAATGATATCTATGGTAATGACCTCTATGAAGATGGGATAAAATCATATTGTAAATAA
- a CDS encoding NAD(P)-dependent malic enzyme, whose product MSIYDEALDMHKKNRGKISIKSKVAVKNKHDLSMAYSPGVAEPCRKIEENRDAIYEYTNRGNFVAVVSSGTAVLGLGDIGPEAALPVMEGKAVLFKEFAGVDAFPICVGTKDVDEIVKFVKLLEPTFAGINLEDIAAPECFEIENRLKEETNMAIFHDDQHGTAIVSLAGLINSLKLIEKKIDDIKILVNGAGASATSVTKLLLKEGVQNIVVCDSKGAIYEGRKERMNPAKEELAALTNPDKIKGELADVIKDADVFIGLSVANVLSEEMVKTMKDNPVIFGLSNPTPEIAPELAQKAGAKIIATGRSDYPNQINNVLAFPGVFRGALDVRAKDINEEMKLAAAHAIANLVGEDLAADYVVPAPFDPRVAPEVAAAVARAAVDSGVARVDISAEEIKKHTRELSSIT is encoded by the coding sequence ATGTCAATTTATGATGAAGCCCTGGATATGCATAAGAAAAATCGGGGAAAGATAAGCATTAAAAGTAAAGTTGCTGTGAAAAACAAGCATGACCTTAGTATGGCATATTCACCAGGTGTAGCTGAACCATGTAGAAAGATTGAAGAAAATAGAGATGCTATTTATGAATATACTAATAGAGGGAATTTTGTGGCAGTCGTATCCTCAGGGACAGCAGTACTGGGGCTTGGTGATATTGGTCCTGAAGCTGCTCTGCCTGTTATGGAAGGTAAGGCTGTTTTATTTAAAGAGTTTGCCGGGGTTGATGCCTTTCCAATTTGCGTTGGAACAAAAGATGTTGATGAGATTGTTAAGTTTGTAAAATTGTTGGAACCAACCTTTGCTGGAATCAATCTGGAGGATATTGCAGCACCGGAATGTTTTGAAATTGAAAATCGTCTCAAGGAAGAAACAAATATGGCTATTTTTCATGATGACCAGCATGGGACTGCTATTGTAAGTTTGGCTGGTCTTATAAATTCCTTAAAACTCATTGAAAAAAAAATAGACGATATAAAAATTTTAGTGAATGGTGCAGGAGCTTCAGCTACCTCTGTAACTAAATTGTTGTTAAAAGAGGGTGTTCAAAACATAGTTGTTTGTGATAGTAAGGGGGCTATTTATGAGGGAAGAAAAGAAAGGATGAATCCTGCTAAAGAAGAACTGGCTGCCCTTACTAATCCTGATAAAATTAAAGGTGAATTAGCTGATGTAATCAAAGATGCTGACGTATTTATTGGTTTATCAGTTGCCAATGTCCTGAGTGAAGAAATGGTTAAAACTATGAAAGATAACCCTGTAATATTTGGTCTCTCTAATCCAACACCTGAAATTGCACCTGAATTAGCCCAAAAAGCTGGGGCAAAGATTATTGCTACTGGTAGGTCTGATTATCCCAACCAGATAAATAATGTGCTGGCCTTTCCAGGTGTTTTCAGAGGTGCCCTTGATGTTAGAGCAAAAGATATTAATGAAGAGATGAAATTAGCTGCAGCACATGCCATTGCTAATTTGGTAGGGGAAGACCTGGCTGCAGATTATGTTGTGCCTGCTCCATTTGATCCCAGGGTAGCCCCTGAGGTAGCAGCTGCAGTTGCCAGGGCAGCAGTTGATAGTGGTGTGGCCAGGGTAGATATATCTGCTGAAGAGATAAAAAAACATACCAGGGAATTAAGCTCTATTACTTAG
- the rpmB gene encoding 50S ribosomal protein L28: protein MARVCEICGKGSVKANNITRRGKAKKEGGVGRHITKVSGRRQKPNLKKVKAIIDGSPKRIKVCTQCLKSGKVNRAY, encoded by the coding sequence ATGGCCAGAGTTTGTGAAATTTGCGGTAAAGGTAGTGTCAAGGCTAACAATATCACTAGACGTGGTAAGGCCAAAAAAGAAGGAGGCGTTGGTAGACATATTACCAAGGTATCCGGCAGGAGACAAAAACCCAACCTGAAAAAGGTTAAGGCTATTATTGATGGAAGTCCCAAAAGAATAAAGGTTTGTACTCAATGCCTGAAATCAGGAAAGGTTAACAGGGCATATTAA
- a CDS encoding Asp23/Gls24 family envelope stress response protein — protein sequence MEKEWTNDYGKITIAKEVIAKIAGLAAMECYGLVGMASSKVQDGIAHLLGWENLSKGVIVEVEDDNVSLELNIIVEYGTNIHQVAHNIIERVNYTLEDKVGIKVTEIEVNVQGVRVGNAG from the coding sequence ATGGAAAAGGAATGGACAAATGACTATGGTAAAATAACAATAGCTAAAGAGGTTATTGCTAAAATAGCAGGTCTTGCCGCCATGGAATGCTATGGTTTAGTAGGTATGGCCTCCAGTAAGGTGCAGGATGGAATTGCCCATTTACTGGGATGGGAAAACCTTAGTAAGGGGGTTATTGTTGAAGTTGAAGATGATAATGTTAGTTTAGAACTAAATATTATTGTTGAATATGGTACCAATATTCACCAGGTAGCACATAATATAATAGAAAGGGTTAATTATACCCTTGAAGATAAAGTCGGAATAAAAGTTACAGAAATAGAGGTCAATGTACAGGGAGTGAGGGTTGGTAATGCAGGTTAA